In the Mycolicibacter sp. MU0102 genome, one interval contains:
- a CDS encoding DUF4177 domain-containing protein, with protein MSQRTVWEYATVPLITHATKQILDQWGEDGWELVSVLPGPSGEQLIAFLKRPQ; from the coding sequence ATGAGTCAACGCACGGTCTGGGAGTACGCCACCGTCCCCTTGATCACGCACGCCACCAAACAGATCCTCGACCAATGGGGAGAAGACGGCTGGGAGTTGGTGTCGGTGCTGCCGGGGCCCTCCGGTGAGCAGCTCATCGCCTTCCTGAAGCGCCCACAATGA